In a genomic window of Glycine max cultivar Williams 82 chromosome 13, Glycine_max_v4.0, whole genome shotgun sequence:
- the LOC102661819 gene encoding uncharacterized protein has protein sequence MDSKTVESKVEPVSSQFGLGYITSYKSNLESLKTEVQKLEATKNSVRDSVDEATKNGEVIVNVVEIWLKKVDATVAEAPAQQEIPEDDTKIYQVLEEGNFDRISYSKPSTLKEIQQALKDPNIFRIGLYGTDGVGKTTLVKELAREVEKEKMGHLML, from the exons ATGGATTCTAAAACTGTTGAATCCAAAGTTGAACCTGTTTCAAGTCAATTTGGTCTTGGTTACATAACTTCCTATAAAAGCAACCTTGAAAGCCTCAAAACCGAGGTCCAAAAGCTGGAGGCTACCAAAAATAGTGTGCGAGACTCTGTTGATGAAGCTACAAAAAATGGAGAAGTGATTGTGAATGTTGTGGAGATCTGGCTGAAGAAAGTGGATGCCACTGTTGCTGAG GCACCAGCACAGCAAGAAATCCCAGAAGATGACACAAAGATTTATCAAGTCCTAGAAGAAGGAAATTTCGATAGAATTTCTTACTCTAAACCATCAACACTGAAAGAGATTCAACAAGCATTGAAGGATCCTAACATCTTCAGGATTGGGTTGTATGGGACTGATGGTGTGGGCAAAACAACACTGGTGAAAGAGTTGGCCCGGGaagttgagaaagaaaagatgggTCATTTGATGCTGTAG